A portion of the Lolium rigidum isolate FL_2022 chromosome 1, APGP_CSIRO_Lrig_0.1, whole genome shotgun sequence genome contains these proteins:
- the LOC124683777 gene encoding protein FLUORESCENT IN BLUE LIGHT, chloroplastic-like, with product MRALGRILPDHQNVCLQKMVHVNLLRTAVLSTMSILIMPLEASALTCQPANSFADMPIFIAVALIGAAVGGLLARQRKEELKRLNNQLRQINTALRRQAQIESFAPGLTYAPVGRATETEVIVDPRKQQLVVNLKTGKNYMRNQDLDKAVTEFRTALELAESIGDRFEEKKAARGLGASLQRLGQYKEAMSWYYKVLELSKETGEDSGCTEAYGAIADCYAELGDLERAAKLYDKYISRLQPRD from the exons ATGCGCGCGCTCGGTCGAATCCTTCCTGATCACCAG AATGTATGCCTGCAGAAAATGGTGCATGTTAACCTGCTAAGAACTGCTGTTCTTTCAACCATGTCGATACTCATCATGCCTCTTGAGGCATCAGCATTGACGTGTCAGCCAGCTAATTCTTTTGCCGATATGCCGATTTTTATTGCTGTTGCTCTAATAGGAGCTGCTGTGGGTG GATTATTAGCCCGGCAAAGAAAAGAGGAATTGAAGCGATTGaataatcaacttcgtcagattaACACTGCTCTTAGAAGACAGGCACAGATTGAATCGTTTGCTCCTGGCCTTACTTATGCGCCTGTAGGGAGAGCAACAGAAACTGAGGTTATTGTTGATCCCAGGAAGCAGCAGTTGGTGGTAAATTTGAAAACCGGGAAGAACTACATGAGGAATCAAGACCTTGATAAGGCAGTAACAGAGTTCAGGACAGCTCTGGAGCTCGCAGAAAGCATAGGGGATCGCTTTGAGGAGAAGAAAGCTGCACGGGGCTTAG GTGCATCACTACAAAGGCTGGGACAATACAAGGAAGCAATGAGCTGGTACTACAAGGTTCTGGAGCTATCCAAGGAAACGGGCGAGGATTCAGGCTGCACCGAGGCATACGGCGCGATAGCGGACTGCTACGCGGAGCTCGGGGATCTGGAGCGAGCCGCGAAGCTATATGACAAGTACATATCAAGATTGCAGCCCCGCGATTGA
- the LOC124694734 gene encoding two-on-two hemoglobin-3-like — translation MQSLQDKASEWSGVAAADAFAIDDANVFEALGGTTQPFVDLSTNFYTRVYEDEEEWFREIFSGSKKEDAIQNQYEFLVQRMGGPPLFSQRRGHPALIGRHRPFPVTHRAAERWLHHMQQALDSTESINSDTKTKMMYFFRHTAYFLVAGNEMTRQAQGAPPCKHATSKPAE, via the exons ATGCAGTCGCTGCAGGACAAGGCGTCGGAGTGGAGCGGCGTGGCGGCCGCCGACGCCTTCGCCATCGACGACGCCAACGTCTTCGAGGCGCTCGGCGGCACCACGCAGCCCTTCGTCGACCTCTCAACCAACTTCTACACCAG GGTgtatgaggacgaggaggagtggTTCCGGGAGATTTTCTCGGGGTCGAAGAAGGAGGACGCGATCCAGAACCAGTACGAGTTCTTGGTGCAGCGGATGGGCGGCCCGCCGCTCTTCTCCCAGAGGAGAG GACATCCTGCCTTGATAGGACGACATCGACCATTCCCAGTCACTCACCGAGCTGCAGAGCGATGGCTGCACCACATGCAGCAAGCTCTGGATAGTACTGAAAGTATAAACTCAGATACAAAAACGAAAATGATGTATTTTTTCAG GCATACTGCATACTTCCTTGTTGCCGGTAATGAGATGACAAGGCAAGCCCAAGGAGCACCACCCTGCAAACATGCAACGAGCAAACCAGCTGAGTAA
- the LOC124694745 gene encoding aldehyde dehydrogenase family 2 member C4-like — MPEIRFTKLFVDGRFVDAVSGKTFETRDPRTGDVIANIAEGDKEDVDLAVRAAREAFDHGKWPRMSGSERGKIMLKLADLVEQHMEKLTRLESLDAGKLLMVTRVVDIGSCSRALRYFAGAADKIHGETLKMSRQFQGHTLREPIGVAGLIIPWNFPAIMFFSKVAPALAAGCTMVVKPAEQTPLSALYFADLAKQAGVPDGVINVITGFGPTAGAAIASHMDVDMVSFTGSTAVGRLIMEASARSNLKPVSLELGGKSPLIIFDDADVDMAIDLAISANFFNKGEACVAASRVYLQEGIYDQFENKLADRMKNWVVGDPFDPRVNQGPQVDKAQYERVLSYIEHGKREGATILTGGKPCGQKGYYIEPTVFTDVKDDMIIAREEIFGPVMCLMKFRTMEEAIAKANDTRYGLAAGVVTKNIDVANRMIRSIRAGVVWLNCYFVMDGDCPFGGRKMSGFGKDASIHALDKFLAVKAVVTPVYDSPWL, encoded by the exons ATGCCGGAGATCAGGTTCACCAAGCTATTCGTCGACGGGAGGTTCGTCGACGCCGTCTCTG GTAAGACGTTCGAGACCAGAGATCCCCGCACAGGGGATGTGATCGCCAACATCGCTGAAGGTGACAAAGAGGATGTAGACTTGGCCGTGAGGGCGGCAAGGGAAGCCTTTGATCATGGCAAATGGCCTCGCATGTCCGGATCC GAAAGAGGAAAGATCATGCTGAAACTCGCGGACTTGGTGGAGCAGCACATGGAGAAGCTGACCAGGCTGGAGAGCCTGGATGCAGGCAAGCTGCTCATGGTCACCAGGGTGGTCGACATCGGCAGCTGCAGCCGCGCCCTGCGCTACTTTGCGGGGGCCGCTGACAAGATCCATGGTGAGACACTCAAGATGTCGAGGCAGTTCCAGGGGCACACCCTGCGCGAGCCCATCGGCGTTGCTGGGCTCATCATCCCCTGGAACTTCCCCGCCATCATGTTCTTCAGCAAAGTCGCCCCAGCGTTGGCCGCTGGCTGCACCATGGTCGTCAAGCCCGCCGAGCAGACTCCGCTGAGTGCCCTGTACTTTGCTGACTTAGCCAAGCAG GCAGGAGTCCCAGATGGGGTGATCAATGTGATCACAGGCTTCGGTCCAACCGCAGGAGCAGCAATCGCGTCTCACATGGACGTTGACATG GTCAGTTTCACTGGATCGACAGCAGTTGGGCGGCTCATAATGGAGGCCTCGGCAAGGAGCAACCTGAAGCCGGTGTCTCTCGAGCTGGGCGGCAAATCTCCGCTCATAATCTTTGACGACGCCGATGTAGACATGGCCATCGATCTTGCCATCAGCGCTAACTTCTTCAACAAG GGTGAAGCGTGCGTGGCGGCAAGCCGCGTGTACCTGCAGGAGGGCATCTACGATCAGTTCGAGAATAAGTTGGCGGACAGGATGAAGAACTGGGTCGTTGGGGATCCTTTCGATCCTCGTGTCAATCAAGGGCCTCAG GTGGACAAGGCACAATACGAGAGGGTGCTGAGCTACATCGAACATGGCAAGAGAGAAGGCGCCACCATCCTGACAGGAGGGAAGCCCTGTGGTCAGAAAGGCTACTACATCGAGCCTACAGTTTTCACCGATGTTAAG GATGACATGATCATCGCAAGGGAGGAGATCTTCGGACCAGTCATGTGCCTGATGAAGTTCAG GACGATGGAGGAAGCGATCGCGAAGGCGAACGACACGAGGTATGGGCTGGCAGCCGGGGTGGTGACCAAGAACATCGATGTAGCGAACAGGATGATCCGGTCGATCCGTGCTGGAGTGGTGTGGCTCAACTGCTACTTCGTCATGGACGGCGACTGCCCGTTCGGGGGCCGCAAGATGAGCGGGTTCGGCAAGGACGCCAGCATTCACGCGCTCGACAAGTTCCTTGCCGTCAAGGCCGTGGTCACCCCCGTCTACGACTCGCCCTGGCTCTAG